One genomic region from Cucumis melo cultivar AY chromosome 9, USDA_Cmelo_AY_1.0, whole genome shotgun sequence encodes:
- the LOC103502808 gene encoding putative GEM-like protein 8 isoform X2: protein MVVTFSSSIPTFQVGMRTFLIFFSNKRHVIGFPIGSTALQVEQSVQRLLPDLAGQYNIPSSDTKYPTLKQCGKDSMLSRVNKLGKRADSFAHGVREHVRLGSKISETVKGKLSLGARILQLDPLQGCSSYPQIRSPSAVTDRSKSLPPQES, encoded by the exons ATGGTTGTCACATTTTCAAGTTCCATTCCAACTTTCCAAGTCGGCATGAGGACCTTCTTGATCTTCTTCTCAAATAAG AGACATGTTATTGGTTTTCCAATTGGATCAACAGCATTACAAGTTGAGCAATCAGTTCAGAGACTCTTACCTGATCTTGCTGGCCAATACAACATTCCCTCTTCAGACACCAAATATCCAACATTAAAACAAT GTGGTAAAGATTCAATGCTTAGCAGGGTGAACAAGCTTGGTAAAAGAGCAGACAGCTTTGCACATGGAGTCCGAGAGCATG TGAGATTAGGATCCAAGATCTCAGAAACTGTAAAGGGAAAGTTGAGCTTAGGAGCTAGAATTCTTCAA CTGGACCCATTGCAGGGCTGCTCTTCATATCCACAGATAAGATCGCCTTCTGCAGTGACAGATCGATCAAAGTCTCTTCCCCCTCAGGAGAGCTAA
- the LOC103502808 gene encoding putative GEM-like protein 8 isoform X1, translating to MVVTFSSSIPTFQVGMRTFLIFFSNKRHVIGFPIGSTALQVEQSVQRLLPDLAGQYNIPSSDTKYPTLKQCGKDSMLSRVNKLGKRADSFAHGVREHVRLGSKISETVKGKLSLGARILQVGGLRKIFKQLFNVGDGEKLLKAVHCYLSTTAGPIAGLLFISTDKIAFCSDRSIKVSSPSGELIRFHYKVVIPVGKIERINQSENVKKPSQKYMEIVTVDNFDFWFMGFLNYHKTLQYLQEVISQECKKC from the exons ATGGTTGTCACATTTTCAAGTTCCATTCCAACTTTCCAAGTCGGCATGAGGACCTTCTTGATCTTCTTCTCAAATAAG AGACATGTTATTGGTTTTCCAATTGGATCAACAGCATTACAAGTTGAGCAATCAGTTCAGAGACTCTTACCTGATCTTGCTGGCCAATACAACATTCCCTCTTCAGACACCAAATATCCAACATTAAAACAAT GTGGTAAAGATTCAATGCTTAGCAGGGTGAACAAGCTTGGTAAAAGAGCAGACAGCTTTGCACATGGAGTCCGAGAGCATG TGAGATTAGGATCCAAGATCTCAGAAACTGTAAAGGGAAAGTTGAGCTTAGGAGCTAGAATTCTTCAAGTAGGTGGCTTGAGAAAAATCTTCAAACAATTGTTTAATGTTGGAGATGGTGAAAAATTATTGAAGGCTGTCCATTGCTATTTGTCAACCACAGCTGGACCCATTGCAGGGCTGCTCTTCATATCCACAGATAAGATCGCCTTCTGCAGTGACAGATCGATCAAAGTCTCTTCCCCCTCAGGAGAGCTAATTCGATTCCATTACAAG GTAGTGATTCCAGTAGGAAAAATAGAGAGAATCAATCAGAGTGAGAATGTGAAAAAGCCTTCACAGAAGTACATGGAAATAGTTACAGTGGATAATTTCGACTTCTGGTTTATGGGATTCTTAAATTATCACAAAACTCTTCAATATCTTCAAGAAGTGATCTCTCAAGAATGCAAGAAGTGCTAG